A portion of the Bacillus sp. es.034 genome contains these proteins:
- a CDS encoding helix-turn-helix domain-containing protein, whose product MDFSIVGQKIKELRKNIGLSQEELAEGICTQAQISKIEKGDVFPYASTLFLISRKLGVDVNYFFDIGMTPRLDYVLEVGRQLQIARRNMDYTEMREVVTAEEENPLFFNNNRNLQLLKWHKGIYQFELDKDLEKAEKTLRKSIALTHTTDKIWTEREIEILLTIGVMYFEEGIFEKALEVYQEVKAHIEALPHLTDYTIKTRLYYNIARVLTRLEEIDQSTKYCKDAIDWCILKDNMYLLGELHYHIGYNYELQGKLEEAQKYMQKALIVFELQGDDKFIQYIRRKIEKLTV is encoded by the coding sequence ATGGACTTTAGTATCGTAGGTCAAAAAATAAAAGAACTACGTAAGAATATAGGTCTTTCACAGGAAGAGCTTGCAGAAGGGATCTGTACTCAAGCCCAAATAAGTAAAATCGAAAAAGGAGACGTGTTTCCGTACGCATCGACGTTATTCTTGATATCCAGGAAGCTTGGAGTGGACGTTAACTACTTTTTTGATATAGGAATGACTCCAAGACTTGATTATGTTCTAGAGGTTGGAAGACAATTACAGATCGCAAGAAGAAATATGGATTATACAGAGATGAGAGAAGTTGTCACAGCAGAAGAAGAAAATCCTTTATTTTTTAATAATAACAGAAATTTGCAACTTCTGAAGTGGCATAAAGGAATTTATCAATTTGAACTTGATAAAGATTTGGAGAAAGCGGAGAAAACCCTTCGCAAATCCATTGCCCTCACCCATACGACAGATAAAATTTGGACGGAAAGAGAAATTGAAATCCTGTTAACGATCGGCGTCATGTATTTCGAGGAAGGGATCTTTGAAAAGGCGCTGGAGGTATACCAGGAAGTGAAGGCGCATATTGAGGCACTTCCACATTTAACGGATTATACAATCAAAACAAGGCTCTATTACAATATCGCCAGGGTGCTGACGAGACTGGAAGAGATAGATCAATCTACAAAGTATTGCAAAGATGCGATCGACTGGTGCATCCTTAAAGACAATATGTATCTTCTCGGAGAGCTCCACTATCACATCGGCTACAATTATGAGCTGCAAGGGAAACTCGAGGAAGCTCAGAAATACATGCAAAAAGCACTCATCGTCTTTGAACTCCAAGGAGACGACAAATTCATCCAATACATCCGTCGCAAAATCGAAAAGTTGACGGTTTAG